Proteins encoded together in one Cetobacterium somerae ATCC BAA-474 window:
- a CDS encoding molybdopterin-dependent oxidoreductase — MEIFKNSCSLDCFDVCKIDVYKENGKVVKLQGNKEHNLTDGFLCSKGLKHLNRLYDENRILKPLLKVGEGFKEISFEEALDILKNRLSEIKNSNSTNSIIHYSESGAGGLLKGIHDIFFNFLGGISTASGGTCWSAGCAAHDYDFGGRKTSDLDDMKNAKVIILWSRNPAITSVHLYKKLIEMKKLGVKIITIDFRTNETSVISDLHINVKSGSDGALALALCKMAFEHNLVDYNFSKNNIVGFETFKEYLDTITLDELLLDCGITKDTITKLLDYISLGNIMTFIGYGLQRYVNGGNSVRAIDALMSITGNVGKSGTGVFYSSKIYPQVLDRDPYKSSNFAKNSREFPITKFSEFVAENEIKAIFISKANPLNQLPNLNKTLEAYKSIPLKVCFDMFLTDTAKNSDLIIPVTNTLESEDIIYSSMLMPSLMYNEKVVEPLDYRMEEFEFFKELAKILDLKNYPQVSKTEYLNKVLAPLNINVEDLKKQDLNIEKGYIAWEDKKFKTPSEKIEIYSETALADGFEPMPIFMKATKGSDEYPIRLVTPHCKDSLFNQHIGDIDGISSIYLSTKNIENFQEGEIVIVSSQNGSILSQVKIDSNLKKDEAYIFMQWSKKQGNPNFLTNSLSSDIGGQVAYYDTFINIRKSIV, encoded by the coding sequence ATGGAAATATTTAAAAATAGTTGTTCTCTTGATTGTTTTGATGTATGTAAAATTGATGTATATAAAGAAAATGGAAAAGTGGTTAAGCTTCAGGGAAATAAGGAGCATAATTTAACAGATGGTTTTTTATGTTCTAAGGGTCTTAAACATTTAAACCGTCTTTATGATGAAAATAGAATTTTAAAACCACTTTTAAAAGTAGGAGAGGGATTTAAAGAGATCTCTTTTGAAGAAGCTTTAGATATTTTAAAAAATAGATTGAGTGAAATAAAAAATAGTAACTCTACAAACTCTATTATCCACTATAGTGAATCTGGAGCTGGAGGACTTTTAAAAGGAATACATGATATATTTTTTAATTTTTTAGGAGGAATTTCAACAGCTAGCGGAGGAACTTGTTGGTCTGCAGGATGTGCTGCTCATGATTACGATTTTGGAGGAAGAAAGACAAGTGATTTAGATGATATGAAAAATGCTAAAGTTATAATTCTTTGGTCTAGAAATCCAGCGATAACATCAGTTCATCTGTATAAAAAATTAATTGAAATGAAAAAATTAGGAGTTAAAATTATAACAATTGATTTTAGAACAAATGAAACTTCCGTAATAAGTGATTTACATATTAATGTTAAAAGTGGAAGTGATGGAGCTTTAGCTCTAGCACTTTGTAAAATGGCTTTTGAACACAACCTAGTTGATTATAATTTTTCTAAAAATAATATAGTTGGTTTTGAAACCTTTAAAGAGTATCTTGATACTATAACTTTAGATGAACTTCTGTTAGATTGTGGCATCACTAAAGATACAATAACAAAACTTTTAGATTATATATCTCTTGGAAACATTATGACTTTTATTGGATATGGATTACAAAGATATGTTAATGGTGGAAATAGTGTAAGAGCTATTGACGCTTTAATGAGCATAACAGGAAATGTTGGAAAAAGTGGAACTGGTGTTTTCTATTCTAGTAAGATTTATCCTCAAGTGTTAGATAGAGATCCTTATAAAAGTTCAAACTTTGCTAAAAACTCTCGCGAGTTTCCAATTACAAAATTTAGTGAGTTTGTTGCAGAAAATGAAATTAAAGCTATTTTTATAAGTAAAGCTAATCCTTTAAATCAACTTCCAAATTTAAATAAAACTTTAGAGGCTTACAAGTCTATACCTTTAAAAGTGTGTTTTGATATGTTTTTAACTGATACTGCAAAAAACAGTGATCTTATAATTCCTGTTACAAACACACTTGAAAGTGAAGATATTATATACTCATCTATGCTTATGCCATCTTTAATGTATAATGAAAAGGTTGTTGAACCCTTAGATTATAGAATGGAGGAGTTTGAGTTTTTTAAGGAGTTAGCAAAAATTTTAGATTTAAAAAATTATCCACAAGTTTCTAAAACAGAGTATTTAAATAAAGTTTTAGCACCTTTAAACATAAATGTTGAGGATTTAAAAAAACAAGATTTAAATATAGAAAAAGGATATATTGCTTGGGAAGATAAAAAGTTTAAAACACCATCAGAAAAAATTGAAATTTATAGTGAAACAGCTTTAGCAGATGGATTTGAACCAATGCCTATTTTTATGAAAGCAACAAAAGGAAGTGATGAGTATCCAATTAGACTTGTGACACCTCATTGTAAAGATTCTTTATTTAACCAACATATTGGAGATATTGATGGTATATCAAGTATATATCTATCAACAAAAAATATTGAAAACTTTCAGGAGGGGGAGATAGTTATTGTTTCATCTCAAAATGGAAGTATTTTATCCCAAGTAAAAATTGATTCAAATTTAAAAAAAGATGAAGCTTATATTTTTATGCAATGGAGTAAAAAACAGGGCAATCCAAATTTTTTAACAAATAGTCTTTCCTCTGATATTGGTGGTCAAGTTGCATATTACGATACTTTTATAAATATAAGAAAAAGTATTGTTTAA
- a CDS encoding glycerophosphodiester phosphodiesterase translates to MEILAHRGASGTAPENTIAAFKKALIDGCDGFEFDVQQTKDGKIVVFHDWTLERTSNGQGHLRDYTLEELKKLDVGSWFSDKFKGEQIPTLEETLDIIPDDKLINIELKEEHSVERGTENKVLEIIKRYPNKNIIVSSFSHNLLKNLKELDSSIKVGILLESALVNLDKYIENLGFNIDGYHPSKSFLNQKDVNYLNSKNIDINVWTVNSSKDAKILKDMGVTRIITNFPKEIKK, encoded by the coding sequence ATGGAAATATTAGCACATAGAGGTGCATCTGGAACTGCGCCTGAAAATACAATTGCAGCATTTAAAAAAGCTTTAATTGATGGATGTGATGGTTTCGAGTTTGACGTTCAACAAACAAAAGATGGGAAAATTGTTGTATTTCATGATTGGACTTTAGAAAGAACTAGTAACGGTCAAGGACATTTAAGAGATTATACATTGGAAGAGCTAAAAAAATTAGATGTAGGAAGTTGGTTTAGTGATAAATTTAAAGGAGAACAAATTCCAACTTTAGAGGAAACTTTAGATATTATTCCAGATGATAAACTTATTAATATTGAATTAAAAGAGGAGCACTCTGTTGAAAGAGGTACTGAAAATAAAGTTCTAGAAATAATTAAAAGATATCCGAATAAAAATATTATCGTTTCATCTTTTAGCCATAATCTTTTAAAAAATTTAAAAGAGTTAGATAGCTCTATTAAGGTGGGTATTCTTTTAGAAAGTGCTCTTGTTAATTTAGATAAATATATTGAAAATTTAGGTTTTAACATAGATGGATATCATCCTAGCAAAAGTTTTCTTAATCAAAAAGATGTTAATTACCTAAACTCTAAAAATATAGATATTAATGTTTGGACTGTTAATTCTTCTAAAGATGCTAAAATATTAAAAGATATGGGTGTTACAAGAATAATCACTAATTTTCCAAAAGAGATTAAAAAGTAA
- a CDS encoding BCCT family transporter produces MGSYSYDNGKNSGEIDKKTKILEKAIPKENTIFYTTFLIIFVILSIIGLDKITFEKATTNLLDSIITNFGFLYLIIVLVIALVCLFLCCSSYGNIKLGKDNSKPEYSNLSWFSMLFSAGMGVGLVFFGVAEPMTHYAYPIGGIDGGTKEAIDFAFKTSFFHWGIHPWAIYSFLALAMAYFQFRKGEKGLISSLFSPILKGKSYEKKVKTIIDIIAILATITGVATTLGLGALQINSGLNYLFNIPNSILSQIVIITIVTVIFIASALGSLDKGIKILSNINVLISVVLLLMVIILGPTISIFNVFSENLGNYLNNFLKISLKTNSFGDNKWMSAWTIFYWSNWVAWTPFVGTFIARISKGRTIREFVIGVVIIPSIVSFIWFSAFGTLGITLGKEFATVAVENTETALFLVFGQYRFGALMSGIAILLLGSFFITSADSATYVLGMMSSDGDLNPPSYKKLIWGITQSLLAIALIFAGGLNMLKTASIIIAFPLLILFPIMIFTMFYSLKRDMYIKKQIALRNELRKMSLEEINDLSDAIKSIKK; encoded by the coding sequence ATGGGAAGCTATAGTTATGACAACGGCAAAAACTCTGGTGAAATTGATAAAAAAACAAAAATTTTAGAAAAAGCTATACCTAAAGAAAACACCATATTTTATACAACATTTTTAATTATTTTTGTCATTTTATCAATAATTGGTTTGGACAAAATTACTTTTGAAAAAGCTACGACAAATCTTCTTGATTCTATAATTACAAACTTTGGATTTTTATATTTAATCATTGTACTTGTAATAGCATTAGTTTGTTTATTTCTATGTTGTAGTAGTTATGGAAATATAAAACTTGGAAAAGATAATTCTAAACCTGAGTACTCTAACCTTTCTTGGTTTTCTATGCTTTTTTCTGCAGGAATGGGAGTAGGATTAGTGTTCTTTGGAGTAGCTGAACCAATGACTCATTATGCTTATCCAATAGGAGGGATAGATGGCGGAACTAAAGAGGCAATAGATTTTGCTTTTAAAACATCATTTTTTCATTGGGGTATTCATCCTTGGGCAATTTATAGTTTTTTAGCATTGGCAATGGCATATTTTCAATTTAGAAAGGGAGAAAAAGGACTTATAAGTTCTCTCTTTTCACCTATTTTAAAAGGGAAATCCTATGAAAAAAAAGTGAAAACTATAATAGATATAATCGCAATTTTAGCTACAATAACTGGTGTTGCAACAACTTTAGGGTTAGGAGCCTTACAAATAAATAGTGGATTAAACTATCTTTTTAATATACCAAATAGCATATTAAGCCAAATAGTTATAATAACTATTGTAACAGTTATATTTATAGCTTCAGCTTTGGGATCTTTAGATAAAGGCATAAAAATACTTTCAAATATAAATGTATTAATATCTGTTGTATTACTATTAATGGTTATTATATTAGGACCTACTATATCGATATTTAATGTTTTTTCTGAAAATTTAGGAAACTATTTAAATAACTTTTTAAAAATTAGTTTAAAAACAAATAGTTTCGGTGATAATAAATGGATGTCAGCATGGACAATATTTTATTGGTCTAACTGGGTTGCATGGACACCTTTTGTTGGAACTTTTATTGCTAGAATATCAAAGGGAAGAACTATAAGAGAGTTTGTAATTGGAGTAGTTATAATACCATCTATTGTTTCTTTTATTTGGTTTTCAGCCTTTGGAACTTTAGGTATAACTCTTGGAAAAGAGTTTGCAACAGTGGCAGTGGAAAATACAGAAACAGCATTATTCTTAGTTTTTGGTCAATATAGATTTGGAGCCTTAATGAGTGGAATAGCAATACTGTTATTAGGATCATTTTTTATAACTTCAGCTGATTCTGCTACATATGTTTTAGGAATGATGAGTTCAGATGGAGATTTAAATCCTCCAAGTTATAAAAAGTTAATATGGGGTATTACACAATCTCTTCTGGCCATAGCTCTAATATTTGCTGGAGGATTAAATATGCTTAAAACCGCTTCAATTATAATAGCTTTTCCATTATTGATTTTATTTCCAATAATGATATTTACAATGTTTTACTCTTTAAAAAGAGACATGTATATAAAAAAACAAATTGCTTTAAGAAATGAACTTCGAAAGATGTCTTTAGAAGAGATTAATGATCTTTCAGATGCAATTAAGAGTATAAAAAAATAA
- the ilvC gene encoding ketol-acid reductoisomerase has protein sequence MSLSGKKVVVFGYGSQGHAHALNLKDCGYNVSVALREDSQSWDRAKEDGFEVLNLKDGARVADVAMLLVPDENQPELYKNYLKSELKNGAFLGFAHGFNIHYSQITPREDLNVFMVAPKSPGHKVREKFLEKEGVPALISVYQDPSKETLQLAKDWAKGVCLNLGVLETTFKDETETDLFGEQAVLCGGLVELMKAGYETLLDAGYDEKLAYFECVHEMKLIVDLIYSKGFAAMRESISNTAEYGDYTTGKKIVTKESRENMKEVLEDIRNGRFAKDFILEGQAGYPILKTMRNRCKDEKIEVVGNELREMMFKK, from the coding sequence ATGAGTTTATCAGGAAAAAAGGTTGTTGTATTTGGGTATGGGTCACAAGGGCATGCACATGCTTTAAATTTAAAAGATTGCGGTTATAATGTAAGTGTAGCATTAAGAGAGGATAGTCAAAGTTGGGATAGAGCTAAAGAGGATGGCTTTGAAGTTTTAAATTTGAAGGATGGAGCAAGAGTTGCAGATGTAGCTATGCTTTTAGTACCTGATGAAAACCAACCAGAATTATATAAAAATTACTTAAAGAGTGAGCTGAAAAATGGAGCGTTTTTAGGATTTGCTCATGGTTTTAATATTCATTATTCACAAATTACTCCAAGAGAGGATTTAAATGTGTTTATGGTTGCACCAAAGTCTCCAGGTCATAAAGTGAGAGAAAAATTTTTAGAAAAAGAGGGAGTACCTGCCTTAATCTCTGTTTATCAAGATCCGTCTAAAGAAACACTTCAATTGGCTAAAGATTGGGCTAAGGGAGTTTGTTTGAATTTAGGGGTTTTAGAAACTACCTTTAAAGATGAAACAGAAACAGATTTATTTGGAGAACAAGCTGTTTTATGTGGGGGATTAGTAGAATTAATGAAAGCAGGTTATGAAACACTATTAGATGCAGGCTATGATGAAAAATTAGCATATTTTGAATGTGTTCATGAGATGAAATTAATAGTAGATTTAATCTATTCAAAAGGGTTTGCAGCAATGAGAGAATCGATTTCAAATACTGCTGAATATGGAGACTATACAACTGGAAAAAAGATTGTTACAAAAGAGAGTAGAGAGAATATGAAAGAAGTTTTAGAGGATATTAGAAATGGAAGATTCGCTAAAGATTTTATTTTAGAAGGGCAAGCGGGATATCCAATTTTAAAAACTATGAGAAATAGATGTAAAGATGAAAAAATTGAAGTTGTTGGAAATGAATTAAGAGAGATGATGTTTAAAAAATAA
- the ilvN gene encoding acetolactate synthase small subunit codes for MDAKRILLVMKNKPGVLNKISGLFQKRGINIENITAGEGYPEDTVRMTITGFWDEYTLNQVIVQAEKLFDVEFIKAFSRESVFRELVLIKIKVNSKNRQELLQILDIYRGSVVDVALESLIVEITGDIGKIDGFLKLIKNFNVLEIARTGVSAMSRGLEV; via the coding sequence ATGGATGCCAAAAGAATTTTATTGGTTATGAAAAATAAACCTGGAGTTTTAAATAAAATATCTGGTTTATTTCAAAAAAGAGGTATTAATATAGAAAATATAACGGCTGGAGAGGGATATCCAGAGGATACTGTAAGAATGACAATAACTGGATTTTGGGATGAATACACATTAAATCAAGTTATTGTACAAGCTGAAAAATTATTTGATGTTGAGTTTATTAAAGCTTTTTCAAGAGAGAGTGTTTTTAGAGAGTTAGTTTTAATAAAAATAAAAGTTAATTCTAAAAATAGACAGGAGTTACTTCAAATATTAGATATATATAGAGGGTCAGTTGTAGATGTAGCACTTGAAAGTTTAATTGTTGAGATAACAGGAGATATTGGAAAAATAGATGGTTTTTTAAAGCTTATTAAAAATTTTAATGTTTTAGAGATAGCAAGAACAGGTGTATCAGCAATGAGTAGAGGATTAGAGGTTTAA
- the ilvB gene encoding biosynthetic-type acetolactate synthase large subunit: protein MKKITGAKIVLETLKYLGVKDIFGYPGGAVIPIYDALYDFKGINHYMTRHEQGAVHSADGYARTKKVPGVCLATSGPGATNLVTGIMTAHMDSIPLLVITGQVSTSFLGKDSFQESDIIGITSPITKNNYLVRDICDLPEILKEAYTLSKHGRPGPVLVDIPKNIQEQVVDYSLFEILLKKDIQEMRKFKPTYTDKEIEEFENYFNSSKNPVLVIGGGVLNARCVEEVREFINRTKIPVVSTLMGLGIFNKDDKGYLGMIGMHGLIEANRAVDECDLLICVGMRFDDRIVGDKKRFSPNSKKIHIELDKAEINKNIVVDLPIIGNAKDIFNRLLKLDLKVYYESWRESLEKVDVFKERELNQITTLKMLNEILDENYIVVTDVGQHQMFTAQHLDIKKPFQFCTSGGAGTMGYGLPAAIGAQIANRDKKVLAILGDGGFQMNQQELILLAQYNLPVKILIFNNGALGMVKQWQELFNEKRYSSVILDVNPDFVKLGNAHFIEGEKIDNVDNLKRLKEILENDKPYLVDIQMSYKHNVYPIIPAGKSYEHTIGGE from the coding sequence ATGAAAAAAATAACAGGAGCTAAAATAGTTTTAGAAACATTAAAGTATTTAGGAGTTAAAGATATTTTTGGATATCCAGGTGGAGCTGTAATTCCTATTTATGATGCACTATATGATTTTAAAGGGATAAATCACTATATGACAAGACATGAACAAGGGGCGGTTCATAGTGCAGATGGTTATGCAAGAACTAAAAAGGTTCCTGGAGTTTGTTTAGCAACATCTGGTCCTGGAGCGACAAATTTAGTTACAGGAATAATGACTGCTCATATGGACTCTATACCCTTACTTGTTATAACAGGACAAGTGAGTACGTCATTTTTAGGAAAGGATTCTTTTCAAGAGAGTGATATTATTGGAATAACATCTCCGATTACTAAAAATAACTACTTAGTGAGAGATATATGTGATCTTCCAGAGATATTGAAAGAGGCTTATACACTATCAAAACATGGAAGACCAGGACCAGTTTTAGTAGATATTCCTAAAAATATTCAAGAACAAGTAGTTGATTACTCTTTATTTGAGATACTTTTAAAAAAGGATATTCAAGAGATGAGAAAATTTAAACCAACTTATACAGATAAAGAGATTGAGGAGTTTGAAAATTATTTTAATAGTTCAAAAAATCCAGTATTAGTAATAGGAGGAGGAGTTTTAAATGCTCGGTGTGTAGAAGAGGTAAGAGAGTTTATAAATAGAACTAAGATTCCTGTTGTTTCAACACTTATGGGTTTAGGAATATTTAATAAAGATGATAAAGGGTACTTAGGAATGATAGGTATGCATGGATTAATAGAAGCTAATAGAGCTGTTGATGAATGTGATCTATTGATATGTGTTGGAATGAGATTTGATGATAGGATAGTAGGGGATAAAAAAAGATTTTCACCAAACTCTAAAAAGATACATATAGAGTTAGATAAAGCGGAAATAAACAAAAATATAGTTGTAGATCTTCCAATTATAGGGAATGCTAAAGATATTTTTAATAGACTTTTAAAATTGGATTTAAAAGTTTATTATGAGAGTTGGAGAGAGAGTTTGGAAAAAGTTGATGTGTTTAAAGAAAGAGAACTAAACCAAATCACTACATTGAAAATGTTAAATGAAATTTTAGATGAAAATTACATTGTAGTAACTGATGTTGGTCAACATCAGATGTTTACAGCACAGCATTTAGATATAAAAAAACCATTTCAATTTTGCACATCTGGTGGAGCAGGAACAATGGGGTATGGATTACCTGCAGCAATTGGAGCTCAAATAGCTAACAGAGATAAAAAAGTATTAGCTATATTAGGTGATGGAGGGTTTCAAATGAATCAACAGGAGTTGATTTTATTAGCTCAATATAATCTACCTGTAAAAATACTTATTTTTAATAATGGAGCTTTGGGAATGGTAAAGCAGTGGCAAGAGTTATTTAATGAAAAAAGGTACTCTAGTGTAATTTTAGATGTTAATCCAGACTTTGTAAAATTAGGAAATGCTCATTTTATAGAGGGTGAAAAAATAGATAATGTAGATAATCTTAAAAGATTAAAGGAGATATTAGAAAATGATAAACCTTATTTAGTTGATATTCAAATGTCTTATAAACACAATGTCTATCCAATAATACCAGCTGGAAAATCTTATGAACATACAATTGGAGGTGAATAA
- the ilvD gene encoding dihydroxy-acid dehydratase, giving the protein MRSDVVTKGLTRAPHRSLFYSMGLTDKEIALPKIGVVNSYNELVPGHIHLKELVEEVKAGIYMSGGVPMEFNTIAICDGIAMGHEGMNNSLPTREIIADSIEATVYAMPFDALVFMPSCDKVVPGMLMAAMRLNLPSIFVSGGPMLAGKFQGKKIGISDLFEYVGKVQNKEMTLEELNEAEHEVCKTCGSCSGMYTANTMNCLTEALGIALPGNGTIPSVYSKRKRLAKETGMQIMELLKRDIKARDILNRDSLYNSVVVDMALGGSTNTTLHIPAIAYEGGISLDLNVFDEISKKTKQIVKLSPASSIFIEDFNEAGGVSAVLNVLKKYNLLKSNNTVSLRNILEVAENGRVLDKDVIRDFSNPYFTSGGISILKGNLAPKGAVVKSGAVHPSMLVHKGTAKVFNCEESATEAILGGNIEKGDVIVIKYEGPKGGPGMREMLSPTGALSGMGLDMYCALITDGRFSGGSRGAAIGHISPEALDGGLIAYVKDGDYIEIDIPNKKLELLVSNEEIEERKKNMSILEKNVKNRMLQKYMKLVSDASEGAVMK; this is encoded by the coding sequence ATGAGAAGCGATGTTGTAACAAAGGGGTTAACAAGAGCACCACATAGGTCACTGTTTTATTCAATGGGGTTAACTGATAAGGAGATAGCTCTTCCTAAAATAGGAGTTGTCAACTCATATAATGAGTTAGTTCCAGGACATATTCATTTAAAAGAGCTTGTAGAAGAGGTGAAGGCTGGAATCTATATGTCTGGAGGAGTTCCTATGGAATTTAATACTATAGCTATTTGTGATGGGATAGCCATGGGACATGAGGGAATGAATAACTCTCTTCCAACAAGGGAGATTATAGCTGACTCTATTGAAGCAACAGTTTATGCCATGCCTTTTGATGCATTAGTTTTTATGCCTAGTTGTGATAAGGTTGTTCCAGGGATGCTAATGGCAGCTATGAGATTAAATCTTCCATCTATTTTTGTAAGTGGAGGTCCAATGCTAGCTGGGAAATTTCAAGGTAAAAAAATAGGGATATCAGATCTTTTTGAGTATGTTGGAAAAGTTCAGAATAAAGAGATGACACTAGAAGAGTTAAATGAAGCTGAGCATGAAGTTTGCAAAACATGTGGGTCATGTTCTGGAATGTATACTGCAAATACAATGAACTGTTTAACTGAAGCTTTAGGAATAGCACTTCCTGGAAATGGAACAATACCTAGTGTTTATTCAAAGAGAAAGAGACTAGCAAAAGAAACAGGAATGCAAATAATGGAGTTATTAAAAAGAGATATAAAAGCAAGAGATATTTTAAATAGAGATAGTCTATATAACTCTGTTGTGGTAGATATGGCTTTAGGTGGCTCAACAAATACTACGTTACATATTCCAGCAATAGCTTATGAAGGAGGAATAAGTTTAGATTTAAATGTCTTTGATGAAATATCTAAAAAGACAAAACAGATTGTAAAACTATCTCCTGCTAGTTCAATTTTTATAGAGGATTTTAATGAGGCTGGTGGAGTAAGTGCTGTATTAAATGTTTTAAAAAAATATAACCTTTTAAAATCAAATAATACAGTTTCATTAAGAAATATTTTAGAAGTTGCAGAAAATGGAAGAGTTTTAGATAAAGATGTCATTAGAGATTTTTCCAATCCATATTTTACTAGTGGAGGTATATCTATATTAAAAGGAAATTTAGCACCAAAAGGTGCTGTTGTAAAATCAGGTGCAGTACATCCAAGTATGTTAGTTCATAAGGGAACTGCTAAAGTATTTAATTGTGAAGAAAGTGCTACAGAGGCTATCTTAGGTGGGAATATTGAAAAGGGAGATGTAATTGTTATTAAGTATGAAGGACCTAAAGGAGGACCAGGAATGAGAGAGATGTTATCTCCAACAGGAGCTCTTTCTGGAATGGGACTAGATATGTATTGTGCTTTAATAACAGATGGAAGATTTTCAGGTGGTTCTAGAGGAGCAGCTATAGGCCATATATCACCAGAAGCTTTAGATGGTGGACTTATAGCTTACGTAAAGGATGGAGATTATATTGAAATAGATATACCCAATAAAAAACTAGAGCTATTAGTTTCTAATGAAGAGATAGAGGAAAGGAAAAAAAATATGTCTATTTTAGAAAAAAATGTAAAAAATAGAATGCTACAAAAATATATGAAGTTAGTTTCAGATGCATCAGAGGGAGCAGTTATGAAATAG